CTGTTCTACCCAGTAACCCCAGTCGCGACCGGAGTCTCCGTAGGTCTGGCTCCACAGTTCGTTGCCGAAAGCGTCTAGCCTCAATAGCCAAACATCTCCTTTATCGTGGGATTCTGTTCTAGCGCTTGTTCCCACGACTATATATCCACCATCTGAAGTCTGTCGCACACAGTAGCCCTCGTCTAGAGAATCGCCTCCGAAGGTCCTTATCCAGGAAATGGCTGAGTCGCCTCGTTCAGCAGTGCAAAAGACAGCAATCAGTGCCGCCGCCAAGGCGTAGACAATTAGCCCCCTCATTCCGTCCTCCAGTTTTTGTTTTTGTGGGCGCATGGGCGCCCTCCAATTTCTTTGCCAAAACTCAACTGAGTGTAGCAGGAAACACCCGATACGTCAAGAGGCTGTCCACAACTACATCACCACATCCCCACCATTCCCCAACCCCCCTACCTTCTTACATGCGCATGTTCACATTTGCGCAATTGCGCAAATGCGAGAATCCGCGACCGGAGATTCTGGTACTTGACTGAAGCCCCTCCGTCTGCTACGCTAGTGTCGCAGTGGCCTCTCTCATTCCCGCCGATTCAAAGAGGTCTCAATGGAAGATCTAAGAAGGGCTTTCAATGCCCTCGGAAATAGAAGGCGTCTCAAGATTCTCGTGTCACTTCTGGAATCAGGTGGGGCCACAGTCGGCGAGATCGCCCAAAGACACAGGATCCATATTACCAGCCCCTCCAGGCACCTGACGAAGCTTGAGTCCGCCGGCCTCCTAAGAACCCGGCAGCGCGCACAGTACGTCTACTATTCACCTGACACGTCCAGCAAGTCATCTACGATCCGAACCATCCTCGACCTGATCCGAAACTCACCCAAGCGCCGTATCAAATAATGTGCTTACTTGCGCATTTGCGCAAATGCGCGAATGTGCAAAAAGAATTCCGGCAGGGTCAAGGGATGGAGGGGACACACCTCGGTGCTTGACATTTTGACCCGACTACGTCTCCCTTGACTCCGTCGGGCTTCGCATTTTTCTTGTGGTTTGCGTGCATGGGCGCCCTCCAGTTTCTTTGCCAAAGCTTGCCTGAGTGTAGCAGACAACCCCTCGCCCGTCAACCCCCACGGTTGAAGGATATGAAAAGAACGAAAACCTTGGACTGCCCCACACTTTCAGCCGAACACGTTGATATGTTGACACCCTTCGGCTTTGCTCAGGATCCCAACTATTTAAGTGCCCATATTTCGGTTAATTGTGCACATGTCGATGACTTCAGAATGCATCTAGTGTGATACCTCAACAGCCCACTATCCTCCGTTGGTGGTATCGAGAAGCCACTGCTTCAATTCGTCATAGCCCCAAACATGTCTTTGTTTCCATCCGAAAGGAACCAACAACCGCATCATGTCGCGCTGCCTTAAATCGGATGAAACAAAGGCATCGCCGGCAGCTAGATAAACAGCCTGTGCTGTATCGATACCTCCAGGGGTTCGTCTCTTGCTGAAATGGTGACTCCTCACGGACCGCACATAGAAACCGTAAGTCATCCCGACCCAAAAGAAACGCCAAGTCTCCAGCTGTTCCATAGCCTCGTAGGTTGATGCTCTTGTCACCGACTCTACGGCCTGATTGATGACCGTTCCACAGGTGAATTCGGCGACAAAGTCCCTGCGACTGCACAAATATCGGACTAGTTTTGCAAATCCACTTGTGATTACATCCCGGTCTGCTTTAGAGAGTCCGGCTATGAACTGTTGGACATGGGGCCGGCCCTGTTCATGGATATCGTCATACCATTTTTGATGTTGTTTCCTCCACCCGTCAACTGTTGAATAGAAACTCTCTGCGGCTTGGTCGGGATGGTAAAGAGCGTGTGACACCGCACCCCATTCAGGTCCGATAGTCGGATCTACATCTCTAGACCCACCTTGGAGAGCAACCAGGGACCTGTCCAGGATCTCTTTCGGCATAGCAAGCAGCTTATAGCCGGAGAGAAGCTTTCTGGCAAGGTTGATGAGCCCGGTCCTTCTCTCTCTGCAGGGAGTGGACGCCAGCTCAAGAAACGTATATAGACTCAGGCGAACATGTGACTCGCCGACGAGCCTTATAGTTAGCGCACCACACTGCGGATCATCGTACAACGAGTTTATTGTTGAAGTATCAAAGTATAGCGCGGATACTACAAATGATTCGGACTCTTGACGCTCTACCAAAGTTAGGTCCACCTAGTTGAACTTCATAGAGATGAGAATGACCTCGCCCGTTCTGACGTCTGCCGACTCCCTACTGAGGCCATAAGACTTTCTTTGCTGTATCGCTTGCAACATCGACCAGAATCTCCTTGAAAGCCTCCGCAACGGGTTTACCTGCTTTGCTCACTATCTTCTTGAATCGTGTGACTGCCACCGTGGTCGACGGACTGTCCTTCACTATCTCATCTATGCTTTTTGTCAGCTTTTCCTTCTCTTCATCAGAGATCCCATCTAGCTCTCCGGCAAGCTGGTGGGCAGCCTCGATACGCGCCTGAGTCCAGGGATATGGTTTCCCGCAATATATGCAGAAGGCAGGAGCCCTTCTTGTAGTAGTATAAGATGTGATCAGTCCACCGCGTATCTCACCTCCGCATAACGGACATGTTGTAATCGCAGCAGCTCCACACTTGTCGCAGAAGTCCTTGCTGCGCTCCGGCGAGGTCTTGGTAAACCCATTGACGACATGACCATTCTCACAGATCTGAGCCACGTCAAATTGAAACTTCTGCATCATGCCTCCTCATACTTGGGGACGGTGCTTGACCCCCTCCTTCGCTCTTACGAGCTTCGAATACTCCCCTCGATACACTCGGGATTTCACGAAGGATTTTCAGCATTCTGACATTCTTGTTGTGCTTTGGGTGCATGGGCGCCCTCCAATTTCTTTGCCAAAACTGTCCTGAGTGTAGCAGACAAGGCTTCTGAGGTCAAGGAAGTCAACAAAAATGACATCTAATCTGTGCCAATTCTTGACCAAGAGCGGGCAGAGCTGGCATAATCATGGCGGTACAGAACAAAGCTGAAACCCCAGTGCGGCTCTTTGTTGGAAAGTCGTCCACCGTCCACAAGGTTCTTGGTATTCACCTCCGTTAATAGAAAATTCACTCCCTTGCGTAACACACCAAGCGGTCCTCGAACTTAAAGGCTATCTGGCCAGCACTTGGGGAGATCGCACAAAGCGCCGGGAGGGGAGTTATCCCGAAACCTGCACCTTCGAATGTTTTGCTCCAAACCAGGTCACCTGCAAGCACGCCAAAAACTGAAACCCGGGCATGTTGGTGGCTGTGGCGCACTGTCATGTGAGTTTCAACTACAAGCCAGGATCCATCGTCTGACATCAGGATTTTCGCAGGTCGATATTCGAATTTTCTGCGAAAGATACTCCTGCCGCTTGCCGTCTCGTATACCTTTACGTTCCGCTCTACCGCGTTGGAAAGAGCAACAAAACGAGCGTTTTTTGAGAAACTCGACCGATGAAACAGCATCGGTTCGCTCAATCGGATTTCCTTGCCGCCCACGTCAAACAAAGAGGCAGATACACCTTCTATCGGCCCCCTAGGTGCCCTCATTCTTCTACCTGAGGCAACAAGGTATTCTCCTTTGGACGAGATATCTATGCTTACGCCAATTTGCGCGCCCGTCGGCTCCTGCTTCCACAATTCACGGCCGGACCTGTCATAGAGGGCAACCCACAGAATTCGATCGACAGCGTCGCCCGAGGATTGTCCTTCTCCCATAGGTTCGCCGAACATCGCCGCAAAATACTCACCGTCGTCGCTAAACCGCCCTGCAGGTTGCAAGGGTGCGTAAGCGATATCTCTTTGATTCTCGCCACGAAGGAAGCGAATGCCGCCAAATCGAGAGCGCATAAAGGCAATTGAGCCATCTCGGTCAGAGACTTGAAAATTGGGTGACTCATCATAGGCCAGAATGGGTTTGACGGTTCGCCAGACTTCTTCGCCCCGATCATTAAAGATCCTAAGCTCCCGCTCAACAATTTCATGGTTCTGTGTTTGAGTTAGTACGCGAAACACAGCCACGTACTTTCCGGATCTTGATAGGAATACTTGTGCGTCTATGCGAATCCTCTCAACGACTGGGGCTCCGGGCTCGTTCGCCTCGACCATATCTCGTGTATATAACAAATCTAGCGAGTTAATAACACTACCCAGACTACTCAAAAACAGAAGCTTATCCTCTAGCACGACAATCCTTGGGTAGATGTTTCCGCCTTGGGAGCCGAAAATGGCACTTTTAATCTCGTTCTCATATTGTTTTTCCCAAAGCACTTGATATGTTACGGCGCGTTTAGCTTGAGAGAGGGCCGTGCCCGGAGCAATTAGTGCTAGAGTGCCTATCAAGCAGAAGTAAGCCGTAAATTGACACAGGCTTTTTCTTCGATCTGCCATTTCTAGCCTTTCCTTTTTCAAATGTTATCGGATTAGCTCCAGGCGCCTTCTCTCCTGAAGCTCCCCAATTCTTAAAACACAGAAATAGACACCACTCGGTAATTTGTTGCCAGCTCGAT
This genomic stretch from candidate division TA06 bacterium harbors:
- a CDS encoding ArsR family transcriptional regulator: MEDLRRAFNALGNRRRLKILVSLLESGGATVGEIAQRHRIHITSPSRHLTKLESAGLLRTRQRAQYVYYSPDTSSKSSTIRTILDLIRNSPKRRIK
- a CDS encoding DUF2321 domain-containing protein, giving the protein MQKFQFDVAQICENGHVVNGFTKTSPERSKDFCDKCGAAAITTCPLCGGEIRGGLITSYTTTRRAPAFCIYCGKPYPWTQARIEAAHQLAGELDGISDEEKEKLTKSIDEIVKDSPSTTVAVTRFKKIVSKAGKPVAEAFKEILVDVASDTAKKVLWPQ